Proteins encoded in a region of the Trichosurus vulpecula isolate mTriVul1 chromosome 9, mTriVul1.pri, whole genome shotgun sequence genome:
- the TBRG4 gene encoding FAST kinase domain-containing protein 4: MASRLMQRCICLLATHQASPLTVIGSLRLAGAPCKMMTTSRESTISTLDSLLNKEPLFTPYPQTQEVDQKIEKATTTEEVLELLNGRHKLHHNHAALMVIKLSRLLADKHQDRDSLLKDARVQKLFRTMDTQVSSIWHGTLMNLLRSLYALQLPENFKPLRSVEQEVRWRLRRVKYKNLVFLAETSIPYMQERTSKELLTELLMHLERRWAEIDDCRSVVILMTKAGHLSEALMDHLEDKFLELAEQFGPEDLRKVMLTLASQNRRSVPLLRAISYHLAQKPFTLTRGMLIDFAYAYGKLNFHQTQIFQKLAAELLSQVSSMTPSEITQCSKSFAFLKWLNLPLFEAFAQHVRNQADSFTPLQLSNMVLAFARLNFRPEQEEQFFSLVHRKLEPELAKWNPTLHVDVVWSLCILQQVQKAQLQEVLRQDFNSQFLDGKFPQNQNTCQKLIHINATAQLEHPEYTGPFLPAAALHPQAPTSRKMTPMQKDLQDILKGWLGSDDKARFGEITQYGWELDAELVLDADSQPLPVKNFLAPHLAQPTGTQPLPPGAKRLVFLRWEFPNFISRSKDLLGRFVMARRHLRAAGLLVVDVPYYEWLELKSEWQKGAYLKDKMGKAVAEDLAK; this comes from the exons ATGGCATCTCGCCTGATGCAACGCTGCATCTGCCTTTTGGCCACCCACCAGGCCTCACCTTTAACTGTAATTGGCAGCCTAAGGCTAGCCGGGGCCCCCTGCAAGATGATGACCACCTCACGTGAATCCACTATCTCCACTTTGGATAGCCTCTTAAATAAGGAGCCATTGTTCACGCCCTACCCACAGACTCAGGAAGTCGACCAGAAGATTGAGAAGGCCACCACCACTGAGGAAGTGCTAGAATTGCTTAATGGTAGGCACAAGCTACACCATAACCATGCTGCCCTCATGGTAATTAAGCTTTCTCGCCTCTTGGCTGATAAGCACCAGGACAGAGACTCACTCCTTAAGGATGCCCGGGTTCAGAAGCTTTTCCGCACTATGGACACCCAG GTATCCTCAATCTGGCATGGAACCCTTATGAATTTGCTCCGGAGCCTGTACGCATTACAACTTCCAGAAAATTTCAAGCCTCTGCGATCTGTGGAGCAAGAGGTTCGCTGGAGGCTTCGCCGAGTTAAATATAAGAATCTGGTTTTTCTGGCAGAGACTAGCATCCCCTACATGCAGGAGCGGACCTCAAAGGAGCTCCTGACAGAACTCTTGATGCACTTAGAGCGGCGCTGGGCAGAGATTGATGACTGCCGCAGTGTGGTGATCCTCATGACCAAAGCCGGGCACCTCTCAGAGGCACTAATGGACCATCTAGAGGACAAG TTCCTGGAGTTGGCAGAGCAGTTTGGCCCTGAGGACCTGCGGAAAGTGATGCTGACCCTGGCTTCTCAGAACCGGCGGTCAGTGCCTTTACTTCGTGCCATCTCCTACCACCTGgctcagaaaccttttactctGACAAGaggaatgcttattgactttgcATATGCTTATG GAAAACTAAACTTCCACCAAACCCAGATATTCCAGAAGCTCGCAGCTGAACTGCTGTCCCAGGTGTCCAGCATGACGCCCAGTGAAATAACTCAGTGCTCTAAGTCCTTTGCCTTCCTCAAGTGGCTCAACTTGCCTCTTTTTGAAGCCTTTGCCCAG CATGTACGGAACCAGGCAGACAGCTTCACCCCACTCCAGCTGAGCAACATGGTCTTGGCATTTGCTCGCCTGAACTTCCGTCCTGAGCAAGAAGAGCAGTTCTTCAGTTTG GTGCACAGGAAGCTGGAGCCAGAACTGGCCAAGTGGAACCCCACCCTGCATGTCGATGTGGTGTGGTCTCTTTGTATACTGCAGCAAGTACAGAAGGCCCAGCTTCAAGAGGTTCTTCGCCAGGACTTTAACAGCCAGTTTCTAG ATGGCAAGTTCCCTCAGAACCAGAACACCTGCCAGAAGCTCATCCACATCAATGCCACCGCTCAGCTGGAACATCCTGAGTACACTGGACCATTCCTGCCAGCAGCGGCTCTCCACCCCCAAGCCCCCACATCCAGGAAGATGACACCCATGCAGAAAGATCTGCAGGACATACTGAAAGGGTGGCTGGGGAGCGATGACAAGGCCCGTTTTGGAGAGATCACTCAGTATGGCTGGGAGCTGG ATGCTGAGTTGGTACTCGACGCGGACAGTCAGCCTCTGCCCGTGAAGAACTTTTTGGCGCCTCACCTGGCTCAACCAACTGGAACTCAGCCTTTGCCCCCTGGTGCCAAGAG GTTGGTTTTTCTACGTTGGGAGTTCCCAAATTTCATCAGCCGAAGCAAGGATCTGCTGGGTCGATTCGTTATGGCCAGGCGCCACCTTCGGGCTGCAGGCCTCCTGGTGGTCGAT GTTCCATACTACGAGTGGCTGGAGCTGAAATCTGAATGGCAGAAGGGTGCTTACCTCAAGGACAAGATGGGGAAGGCTGTGGCCGAGGACCTGGCCAAGTGA